In Carassius auratus strain Wakin chromosome 46, ASM336829v1, whole genome shotgun sequence, the following proteins share a genomic window:
- the LOC113063727 gene encoding tubulin polyglutamylase complex subunit 2-like isoform X1, with protein sequence MEEVKDDNTYKGFVERLTLGITRVLENLPGVLDVRFVEKPPAEKRCLLSWEQKNNCALPEDLRDFYLTTDGFMLAWNTKLENEVVPVGCMMINNVALLRPLIQSNVYSLPNAPTLDDLDFDDDLEESDGPEKPHFDFRSRIFELDPCNGNGKVCLVYKNCTSGVVAQQCEVWFLDRSLFWHYLTPSFTAYYRLMITHLGLPEWQYNFTPYGPSPQAKQWAALYQPLTFHDDSHPDAACEPFLNKLDPAEAFRGKAKPPTPKKKQAAQAPVSGGSTAKAQGVSGRHSGTKR encoded by the exons ATGGAGGAGGTGAAAGATGACAACACATACAAGGGTTTTGTAGAAAGACTCACCCTCGGTATTACTCGGGTTTTGG AGAACCTCCCAGGTGTGCTAGATGTACGGTTTGTAGAGAAACCTCCTGCAGAAAAGCGATGCCTTCTGTCTTGGGAGCAA AAAAACAACTGTGCTTTGCCAGAAGATCTAAGAGATTTCTATCTTACAACAGATGGCTTTATGCTTGCCTGGAACACCAAGCTGGAAA ATGAAGTGGTTCCAGTGGGTTGCATGATGATCAACAATGTTGCTCTGTTACGCCCCCTGATTCAGTCTAATGTATATTCGCTCCCCAATGCACCTACTTTAGATGATCTGGACTTTGATGATGACTTAGAGG AATCTGATGGCCCTGAAAAACCTCATTTTGATTTTCGTAGTCGCATCTTTGAGCTGGACCCCTGCAATGGTAATGGCAAAGTATGTCTTGTTTACAAGAATTGCACTTCAG GTGTTGTGGCCCAGCAGTGTGAGGTGTGGTTCTTGGACCGATCACTTTTCTGGCATTATCTCACTCCCTCCTTCACTGCCTACTACCGGCTTATGATCACTCATCTGGGGCTGCCGGAGTGGCAGTATAATTTCACCCCATATGGCCCCAGCCCACAAGCTAAG CAATGGGCCGCCCTTTACCAACCTCTGACGTTCCATGACGACTCCCATCCTGATGCAGCCTGTGAACCTTTTTTGAACAAACTGGACCCAGCCGAGGCATTCCGTGGCAAGGCCAAGCCACCCACTCCCAAGAAGAAGCAGGCAGCACAGGCCCCAGTGAGCGGCGGGAGCACAGCCAAAGCACAGGGGGTCTCAGGGAGACA
- the LOC113063727 gene encoding tubulin polyglutamylase complex subunit 2-like isoform X2, with product MPSVLGASMEEFQLNRECSQSFNVDGFMLAWNTKLENEVVPVGCMMINNVALLRPLIQSNVYSLPNAPTLDDLDFDDDLEESDGPEKPHFDFRSRIFELDPCNGNGKVCLVYKNCTSGVVAQQCEVWFLDRSLFWHYLTPSFTAYYRLMITHLGLPEWQYNFTPYGPSPQAKQWAALYQPLTFHDDSHPDAACEPFLNKLDPAEAFRGKAKPPTPKKKQAAQAPVSGGSTAKAQGVSGRHSGTKR from the exons ATGCCTTCTGTCTTGGGAGCAAGTATGGAGGAATTTCAGTTGAACAGAGAATGTTCTCAAAGCTTTAATGTGG ATGGCTTTATGCTTGCCTGGAACACCAAGCTGGAAA ATGAAGTGGTTCCAGTGGGTTGCATGATGATCAACAATGTTGCTCTGTTACGCCCCCTGATTCAGTCTAATGTATATTCGCTCCCCAATGCACCTACTTTAGATGATCTGGACTTTGATGATGACTTAGAGG AATCTGATGGCCCTGAAAAACCTCATTTTGATTTTCGTAGTCGCATCTTTGAGCTGGACCCCTGCAATGGTAATGGCAAAGTATGTCTTGTTTACAAGAATTGCACTTCAG GTGTTGTGGCCCAGCAGTGTGAGGTGTGGTTCTTGGACCGATCACTTTTCTGGCATTATCTCACTCCCTCCTTCACTGCCTACTACCGGCTTATGATCACTCATCTGGGGCTGCCGGAGTGGCAGTATAATTTCACCCCATATGGCCCCAGCCCACAAGCTAAG CAATGGGCCGCCCTTTACCAACCTCTGACGTTCCATGACGACTCCCATCCTGATGCAGCCTGTGAACCTTTTTTGAACAAACTGGACCCAGCCGAGGCATTCCGTGGCAAGGCCAAGCCACCCACTCCCAAGAAGAAGCAGGCAGCACAGGCCCCAGTGAGCGGCGGGAGCACAGCCAAAGCACAGGGGGTCTCAGGGAGACA